The Candidatus Deferrimicrobiaceae bacterium genome includes a region encoding these proteins:
- the hpt gene encoding hypoxanthine phosphoribosyltransferase, giving the protein MTETFGALPAGAQLRFSAARIRRRIALLAGRISADHPRGVILVGVLNGGAFLLADLARRVSVPVQVDFLRLRSYGAGRSPGDAAEITKDIEIDITGQDVVVVEDIVDTGRSLHYLRRHFAAKNARTLRCCALIDKRERREVDVAIDYPGFCLDKGFIVGYGMDYAGKYRNLPHIYALPEPEQENQPSEDQE; this is encoded by the coding sequence ATGACGGAGACCTTCGGCGCATTGCCCGCCGGCGCGCAGCTCCGGTTCTCGGCCGCCCGCATCCGGAGGCGGATCGCCCTGCTGGCCGGCCGCATCTCGGCCGATCACCCCCGGGGCGTCATCCTGGTCGGCGTCCTCAACGGCGGCGCCTTCCTGCTGGCCGACCTCGCTCGACGAGTCTCGGTCCCCGTGCAGGTCGACTTCCTCCGGCTGCGCAGCTACGGGGCCGGCCGATCCCCGGGCGATGCCGCCGAGATCACGAAGGACATCGAGATCGACATCACGGGGCAGGACGTCGTCGTCGTCGAGGACATCGTCGACACCGGTCGGTCGCTCCATTACCTGCGTCGCCACTTCGCGGCGAAGAACGCCCGAACGCTTCGCTGCTGCGCCCTCATCGACAAGCGCGAGCGGCGCGAGGTCGACGTCGCGATCGATTACCCGGGCTTCTGCCTGGACAAGGGATTCATCGTCGGATACGGCATGGATTACGCCGGGAAGTATCGGAATCTCCCGCACATCTATGCCCTGCCCGAACCCGAACAGGAAAACCAACCGTCGGAGGACCAGGAATGA
- a CDS encoding DUF3426 domain-containing protein, with the protein MIIECQACHARFRLDESKIKGKGARVRCRRCNESILVMKEDLPEVPVEMEPIDAAPAAGQFDIGQALEESLGARASAFQPQGQAPPSPEPPAYAAEPPAVVPELPALAPEPPPVAPAPPAFTPEDDFMDLGALSPTAQPESPAQQDAIETTAFPGDWSHRSDAGASGEAPPVVYESGIDPFADAATTAPETPLLLTEKPLELSFESAPPPASPPLDEVDLAFEQFLAGNEREDEASLPMDAPFPELPPEPAQESHPFVLNDMETLDLLGNTVTETAPPAPPASDTMVADPFPFQLDEETMRVPELPATGTGMSPILTQEAEEPPPDRQPSQPQALPPEYPVQKTAVRESAQRKRRESSFRPAVAGLALLFLAIAGTGGYLGFTDAGRARLGALVPSLAPLLGGDNAARQAGSPFDVRNLIGYYDNTTKAGRMFVIKGQVANMGTVAKGRIRIHAALLDASNKTMAEKTVYAGNVLGGEALRTADRETIEKTLSSPFGEKLVNLDIAPGKSVPFMVVFLDIPEGIDAYRLEAKEGE; encoded by the coding sequence ATGATCATCGAATGCCAGGCTTGCCATGCGCGTTTCCGGCTGGACGAGTCCAAGATCAAGGGAAAGGGCGCCCGCGTCCGATGCAGGCGATGCAACGAATCCATCCTGGTCATGAAGGAGGATCTTCCTGAAGTGCCGGTCGAGATGGAGCCGATCGACGCGGCGCCGGCCGCCGGACAATTCGATATCGGCCAGGCCCTCGAGGAATCGCTGGGCGCGAGAGCGTCCGCGTTCCAGCCGCAGGGGCAGGCACCGCCATCCCCGGAGCCCCCGGCCTATGCGGCCGAGCCGCCGGCTGTGGTCCCGGAGCTTCCGGCCCTCGCGCCGGAGCCCCCGCCCGTAGCTCCGGCGCCGCCGGCTTTCACGCCGGAGGACGACTTCATGGACCTCGGCGCGCTGTCCCCGACGGCGCAGCCGGAGAGCCCCGCCCAACAAGACGCGATTGAGACGACGGCGTTCCCCGGGGATTGGTCGCACCGTTCCGACGCCGGCGCTTCCGGGGAAGCGCCCCCGGTGGTCTACGAAAGCGGGATCGACCCTTTCGCCGATGCGGCAACCACCGCTCCCGAGACGCCGCTCCTGCTCACAGAGAAACCCCTTGAGCTGTCGTTCGAGAGCGCTCCGCCGCCTGCGTCTCCGCCGCTCGACGAAGTCGACCTGGCGTTCGAGCAGTTCCTGGCCGGGAACGAGCGCGAGGACGAGGCGTCCCTTCCGATGGATGCGCCCTTTCCCGAGCTCCCTCCCGAGCCCGCGCAGGAATCGCACCCCTTCGTGCTCAACGACATGGAAACGCTCGACCTGCTGGGAAACACGGTGACAGAGACGGCTCCCCCGGCGCCCCCCGCGTCCGACACGATGGTGGCGGACCCCTTTCCCTTCCAGCTTGACGAGGAGACGATGCGGGTCCCGGAACTCCCGGCCACGGGAACCGGCATGTCGCCGATCCTCACCCAGGAAGCGGAGGAGCCTCCGCCCGATCGGCAGCCGTCCCAGCCCCAGGCGCTTCCGCCGGAATACCCCGTCCAGAAGACCGCCGTCCGGGAAAGCGCGCAACGAAAGCGCCGGGAGTCGTCTTTTCGCCCCGCGGTCGCCGGGCTCGCCCTCCTGTTCCTGGCGATCGCAGGGACGGGCGGCTACCTGGGCTTCACCGACGCCGGACGCGCCAGGCTCGGCGCGCTGGTCCCGTCGCTCGCCCCGCTCCTGGGGGGCGACAACGCGGCGCGGCAGGCAGGATCGCCCTTCGACGTCCGAAACCTGATCGGGTACTACGACAACACCACGAAGGCCGGCCGGATGTTCGTCATCAAGGGGCAGGTCGCCAACATGGGGACCGTGGCGAAGGGACGCATCCGGATCCATGCGGCGCTGCTGGACGCCTCCAACAAGACCATGGCCGAGAAGACCGTCTATGCCGGGAACGTTTTGGGTGGCGAGGCGCTCAGGACCGCCGATCGGGAAACGATCGAGAAGACGCTATCGTCCCCGTTCGGCGAAAAGCTCGTCAACCTCGACATCGCCCCGGGCAAATCGGTGCCTTTCATGGTCGTGTTCCTGGACATTCCCGAAGGGATCGACGCCTACCGACTCGAGGCGAAAGAGGGAGAATAG
- the tatA gene encoding twin-arginine translocase TatA/TatE family subunit, which translates to MFGLGLPELLIILVIVVLLFGAGRLQGVGKGLGEGIRGFKDALKGDEPPTKEENRKNEPR; encoded by the coding sequence ATGTTCGGACTGGGATTGCCGGAACTGCTGATTATCTTGGTGATCGTCGTGCTGCTTTTCGGGGCCGGGAGGCTCCAGGGCGTGGGCAAGGGGTTGGGCGAGGGAATCCGGGGCTTCAAGGATGCGCTCAAGGGCGACGAGCCCCCCACAAAGGAAGAAAACAGGAAGAACGAACCCCGCTGA
- a CDS encoding 3-dehydroquinate synthase II: MSHRILWARIDPWDKEMAIAALESGVSTLWLPDGCAPLARELGRVTVVAADGDLAEGRDFHTAGIETAADEARIAASPEGALWVVRPSGREIIPLENLVAWRRRILVEARTTDEISLYLGVLEKGVAGLVLRADSPEAMRKLASAALAEPERIPLVEARVTAIELLGVGDRVCVDTCSLIAGSKGMLVGNSSAGLFLVCAENIANPYVLPRPFRVNAGAVHSYCRVGGGKTAYLSELAAGNELLLVDEQGICETATVGRAKIERRPLLLIRAKTPSGREHTVILQNAETIRVVGEGGKAVSVAALAAGDTVLVAEEAAGRHFGVAVEESIREN; encoded by the coding sequence ATGAGCCATCGCATCCTCTGGGCCCGGATCGATCCCTGGGACAAGGAGATGGCCATCGCGGCGCTCGAGTCGGGCGTCTCGACGCTCTGGCTGCCGGATGGATGCGCCCCGTTGGCGCGCGAGCTGGGCCGCGTCACCGTCGTCGCCGCCGACGGCGACCTGGCCGAGGGCCGCGATTTCCACACGGCCGGCATCGAGACCGCCGCCGACGAGGCACGCATCGCTGCCTCGCCCGAGGGGGCGCTCTGGGTGGTCCGCCCGTCGGGCCGCGAGATCATCCCGCTCGAAAACCTGGTGGCGTGGCGGCGGCGCATCCTGGTCGAGGCGCGCACGACCGACGAAATCTCCCTTTATCTTGGCGTCCTCGAGAAGGGCGTCGCCGGCCTGGTGCTTCGCGCCGACAGTCCCGAGGCGATGCGGAAGCTCGCATCGGCCGCACTGGCCGAACCCGAGCGGATCCCGCTTGTCGAGGCACGGGTGACCGCGATCGAGCTTTTGGGCGTCGGCGACCGCGTGTGCGTCGATACCTGTTCCCTCATCGCGGGGAGCAAGGGGATGCTGGTCGGGAACTCGAGCGCCGGCCTGTTCCTGGTTTGCGCCGAGAACATCGCCAACCCCTACGTCCTCCCCCGGCCGTTCCGGGTCAATGCCGGCGCGGTCCACTCTTATTGCCGCGTCGGGGGCGGGAAGACGGCCTACTTGTCCGAGCTCGCCGCGGGCAACGAGCTTCTGCTGGTCGACGAGCAGGGAATCTGCGAGACGGCGACCGTCGGCCGTGCGAAAATAGAAAGAAGACCGCTGCTCTTGATCCGGGCGAAGACGCCATCAGGGCGCGAGCACACCGTGATCCTCCAGAACGCCGAGACGATCCGCGTGGTGGGGGAAGGCGGGAAGGCGGTCTCGGTCGCGGCGCTGGCGGCGGGCGACACGGTGCTTGTCGCCGAAGAGGCTGCCGGGCGCCACTTCGGCGTCGCGGTCGAAGAGTCGATCCGGGAAAACTGA
- a CDS encoding 2-amino-3,7-dideoxy-D-threo-hept-6-ulosonate synthase, which translates to MIGKKIRIERIMDRRTRRTVIVPMDHGVTVGPIPGLKQIPPAANLIAEGGANAVVLHRGAAMFGHRGYGPDLGFILHLSGSTSMSPDANRKVLVAGVEDALRMGADAVSIHVNLGAEDEAQMLHDFGRVSSDCFRWGMPLLAMIYTRGPRIDDEFEVHRIAHAARVGAEMGADLVKVGYTGSPETFREVVEGCAVPVLIAGGEKMESDEDVLRMVKDSIDVGGAGASIGRNVFQHGTPAAMVRAIAAIVHLDASVEDALSILSGGVGPS; encoded by the coding sequence ATGATCGGGAAGAAGATTCGTATCGAACGCATCATGGACCGCCGGACCCGCCGGACCGTCATCGTCCCGATGGACCACGGGGTGACCGTCGGCCCGATCCCGGGCCTCAAACAGATTCCCCCCGCGGCCAACCTCATTGCCGAGGGCGGGGCCAACGCCGTCGTCCTGCACCGGGGCGCCGCCATGTTCGGCCACCGGGGCTACGGCCCCGATCTCGGCTTCATCCTGCACCTTTCCGGCAGCACCAGCATGTCGCCCGACGCCAACCGGAAGGTGCTGGTCGCCGGCGTCGAGGATGCGCTGCGGATGGGCGCCGACGCGGTCTCGATCCACGTCAACCTGGGGGCCGAGGACGAAGCGCAGATGCTGCACGATTTCGGCCGCGTCTCGTCCGACTGCTTCCGCTGGGGCATGCCGCTCCTGGCCATGATCTACACGCGCGGGCCCCGGATCGACGACGAGTTCGAGGTGCACAGGATCGCGCACGCCGCGCGCGTGGGCGCCGAGATGGGCGCCGACCTGGTCAAGGTGGGCTACACGGGCTCGCCCGAGACGTTCCGGGAAGTCGTCGAGGGATGCGCGGTGCCCGTGCTCATCGCGGGCGGCGAAAAGATGGAGAGCGACGAGGACGTCCTCCGGATGGTCAAGGATTCGATCGACGTGGGCGGGGCGGGCGCTTCCATCGGCCGCAACGTGTTCCAGCATGGCACGCCGGCCGCGATGGTCCGCGCGATCGCGGCCATCGTCCATCTCGACGCCTCCGTCGAGGACGCGCTATCCATCCTGTCAGGCGGTGTCGGCCCTTCATGA
- a CDS encoding PilT/PilU family type 4a pilus ATPase, whose amino-acid sequence MAERKVKIGTLLIKAGVIRDDQLQDALKSQSQLGGTLGENLIRMGYVTEDALLAALSEQMGLQHINLNKIEVPVSIQKLIKFETVRLRRVLPIGFEGKMLVVGMVDPTDLTALSDIEFQSGHSTKPVVLPSIQFEQALAFFNKHEYGMVPLVLQGEHPVRSVKLDSNLASFLSALVTWKGQDLHLSAGAVPSIRIDNELRRLNLPAVKPGEIEEMIFGILSPDQKEIFNRLLELDFAYSLEGVGRFRCNVYRQRHSIGFTARHVAENVPTAAELGLPDFLREFALKTQGLILVTGPNGHGKSTTLAYMIDVINRERKANVISIEDPIEFTHKHKNSNINQREVGTDTRSFAEGLRHIFRQNPDVIVIGELRDYESMSIAISAAETGHLVMATLHSNNATSAVDRLIDCFPGNQQSQVRAQLADCLQLVFSQRLLQRASGAGRVLAWEKMTSSVRVRNAIREGKVHMLRNMMQSNIDEMTSIDWTLADLVAAGRVRYDEAIKYADNSSYLNDLLKVRGALK is encoded by the coding sequence ATGGCTGAGCGCAAGGTCAAGATCGGGACGCTTCTCATCAAGGCCGGCGTGATTCGCGACGATCAGCTTCAGGACGCCCTCAAGAGCCAGAGCCAGCTCGGGGGAACGCTGGGCGAGAACCTGATCCGGATGGGGTACGTGACCGAGGACGCGCTGCTGGCCGCGCTCTCCGAGCAGATGGGGCTTCAGCACATCAACCTCAACAAGATCGAGGTGCCCGTTTCCATCCAGAAACTGATCAAGTTCGAGACCGTGCGGCTTCGCCGCGTGCTCCCGATCGGCTTCGAGGGGAAGATGCTCGTGGTGGGGATGGTCGACCCGACCGACCTGACGGCCCTTTCCGACATCGAGTTCCAGTCGGGCCACAGCACCAAGCCGGTCGTTCTGCCGTCGATCCAGTTCGAGCAGGCGCTCGCCTTCTTCAACAAGCATGAATACGGCATGGTCCCGCTCGTTCTCCAAGGCGAGCATCCCGTGCGCAGCGTCAAGCTCGACAGCAACCTGGCCAGCTTCCTCTCGGCGCTGGTGACCTGGAAGGGGCAGGACCTCCACCTGTCGGCGGGAGCGGTTCCCTCGATCCGGATCGACAACGAGCTCCGGCGGCTCAACCTGCCGGCGGTCAAGCCGGGCGAGATCGAAGAGATGATCTTCGGCATCCTGTCTCCCGACCAGAAGGAGATCTTCAACCGGCTGCTCGAGCTCGACTTCGCCTATTCCCTCGAAGGGGTAGGCCGCTTCCGCTGCAACGTCTACCGCCAGCGACATTCGATCGGGTTCACTGCGCGCCACGTCGCCGAGAACGTTCCGACGGCCGCCGAACTGGGCCTCCCCGACTTCCTGCGCGAATTCGCCCTGAAGACGCAAGGGCTCATCCTCGTCACGGGCCCCAACGGGCACGGCAAGTCCACGACGCTCGCTTATATGATCGACGTCATCAACCGGGAGCGGAAGGCCAACGTCATCTCGATCGAGGACCCGATCGAATTCACGCACAAGCACAAGAACTCGAACATCAACCAGCGCGAGGTCGGCACGGACACCCGCTCCTTCGCCGAGGGGCTGCGCCACATCTTCCGGCAGAACCCCGACGTGATCGTCATCGGCGAGCTGCGCGACTACGAGAGCATGTCGATCGCGATCTCGGCGGCCGAGACGGGGCACCTCGTGATGGCCACGCTCCACTCCAACAACGCGACCTCGGCGGTCGACCGGCTGATCGACTGCTTCCCGGGCAACCAGCAGTCGCAGGTCCGCGCCCAGCTCGCCGACTGCCTCCAGCTCGTGTTCTCCCAGCGGCTGCTCCAGCGCGCGAGCGGCGCAGGCCGTGTCCTTGCGTGGGAAAAGATGACCAGCTCGGTCAGGGTGCGCAACGCCATCCGCGAAGGCAAGGTACACATGCTGCGCAACATGATGCAGTCCAACATCGACGAGATGACCAGCATCGACTGGACGCTCGCCGACCTCGTCGCCGCCGGTCGGGTCCGCTACGACGAGGCGATCAAGTACGCCGACAACAGTTCCTACCTCAATGACCTGCTCAAGGTGCGTGGAGCCCTCAAATGA
- a CDS encoding TIGR02757 family protein, with product MLQGVLAGRGGADLSTDPVEFAHRYKNPEDIEAAAFAAASFAFGGVPQIRAFLERLFAVLSPSPHAALTAHRPLPASRTASLRHRFISPAGVHRFLRAMRSAYLGHGTLERLYAAGMREGDARGNLARFLAFFRSSWGDDLPRERNFLFPDPALGSACKRHHLFLRWMVRPGDGVDLGVWTSVPPSGLIVPVDTHMARLARCLGLTQRTTADWRAAEEITEAFRAVCPADPVRFDYALTRIGIMGDCTARRVGDCTRCPLAPLCRRARGAEGAGK from the coding sequence GTGCTCCAGGGCGTCCTCGCCGGCCGGGGCGGGGCCGACCTGTCCACCGATCCGGTCGAGTTCGCGCACCGGTACAAAAATCCGGAAGACATCGAGGCCGCGGCGTTCGCCGCGGCCTCGTTCGCTTTCGGCGGCGTGCCGCAGATCCGGGCCTTCCTCGAGCGGCTCTTCGCCGTCCTGTCCCCCTCCCCGCACGCTGCGCTGACCGCGCATCGGCCGCTTCCCGCGTCCCGTACCGCGTCGCTTAGGCACCGGTTCATCTCGCCCGCGGGAGTCCACCGGTTCCTGCGTGCGATGCGCTCGGCCTACCTTGGGCACGGCACCCTCGAGCGGCTTTATGCCGCCGGGATGCGCGAGGGGGATGCGCGCGGCAACCTGGCCCGGTTCCTCGCGTTCTTCCGGTCGAGCTGGGGCGACGATCTCCCGCGGGAGCGCAACTTCCTCTTTCCCGATCCGGCGCTCGGGAGCGCCTGCAAGCGGCACCACCTGTTCCTCCGCTGGATGGTGCGCCCGGGAGACGGCGTCGACCTGGGCGTCTGGACTTCGGTGCCCCCATCGGGGCTGATCGTCCCGGTCGACACCCACATGGCGCGCCTGGCGCGTTGTCTCGGGCTCACGCAGCGCACGACAGCCGACTGGCGGGCGGCCGAGGAGATCACCGAGGCGTTTCGCGCCGTTTGCCCTGCCGACCCGGTCCGTTTCGACTATGCTCTCACCCGGATCGGCATCATGGGCGACTGCACCGCGAGGCGCGTCGGGGATTGCACCCGGTGTCCGCTTGCGCCGCTCTGCCGGCGCGCCCGGGGGGCGGAGGGGGCGGGAAAATGA
- the hisG gene encoding ATP phosphoribosyltransferase: MKEKPNNVLNIGLPKGSLQDSTFHLFKKAGYNITVGSRSYFPSIDDAELSGMLIRAQEMARYVQDGILDVGLTGRDWVLENNAKVKEVCTLNYAKGGLRPVRWVVAVPNDSPIKKVEDLDGKRVATELVQFTRRYLKEKGLDVLVEFSWGATEVKPPRLADAIVELTETGSSLRANNLRIVETILESTTLLIANKESWKDPWKRQKIETLAMLLNGALAAEEKVGLKMNVNRNDLDGILKVLPSMQNPTISSLSEAGWFSIEVIVDEKIVRDLIPVLKKEGASGIVEYPLNKVIA, from the coding sequence ATGAAAGAGAAGCCGAACAACGTGCTCAATATCGGCCTGCCCAAGGGCAGCCTGCAGGATTCCACCTTCCACCTGTTCAAGAAGGCGGGCTACAACATCACCGTCGGGTCGCGCAGCTACTTCCCGAGCATCGACGACGCAGAGCTTTCCGGCATGCTGATCCGCGCCCAGGAAATGGCCCGCTACGTCCAGGACGGCATTCTCGACGTCGGCCTGACCGGCCGCGACTGGGTGCTCGAGAACAACGCCAAGGTCAAGGAAGTGTGCACGCTCAACTATGCCAAGGGCGGGCTTCGGCCGGTCCGCTGGGTGGTCGCGGTTCCCAACGACTCGCCAATCAAGAAGGTCGAAGACCTCGACGGCAAGCGGGTCGCCACCGAGTTGGTGCAGTTCACCCGCCGCTACCTCAAGGAAAAGGGGCTCGACGTCCTGGTCGAGTTTTCCTGGGGGGCGACCGAGGTCAAGCCGCCGCGCCTGGCCGACGCCATCGTCGAGCTGACCGAGACCGGCAGCTCGCTGCGCGCCAACAACCTGCGCATCGTCGAGACGATCCTCGAATCCACAACGCTGCTCATCGCCAACAAGGAATCCTGGAAAGATCCCTGGAAGCGGCAGAAGATCGAGACGCTCGCGATGCTGCTCAACGGCGCACTGGCAGCCGAAGAGAAAGTGGGCCTCAAGATGAACGTCAACCGCAACGACCTCGACGGGATCCTCAAGGTGCTGCCATCGATGCAGAACCCGACCATCTCCTCGCTCTCCGAGGCGGGCTGGTTCAGCATCGAGGTCATCGTCGACGAAAAGATCGTGCGCGACCTGATTCCCGTGCTCAAGAAAGAGGGCGCCTCGGGCATCGTCGAGTACCCACTCAACAAGGTGATCGCATAG
- a CDS encoding HEAT repeat domain-containing protein: MGKNALAPFLAALIAVAAIQGPVAFAGDSGEVLNPQARMTRVDTLFKEGGEAGATGITIFLRDPDPDVRTHAMTRLVDLGKSAVPPLIAIVDQEDIRWLVSGALINIGSPAVPATIEALDNASPAVRRNSLFILRQLEASEALPAIRKALSDPDRTVQTQAIQAVAQFGGEEGLQAIRDKIESDSPTVRDAAVAALPRFGPSGITTLTSLMAYGSPDVRSAAMREIGMLGTPETRSLIRKGLTDPSPAVRFYATEALGDTNDPEVLPDIATRFDDPDATVREAASEAASRMVQAAQPILFRFLREGNANQKISATVTLRKARHRPAVRLLSEAMRDRTPEVKVSAVAALMAIADPASVEDLVNGLGDPEVRWICVMALRKFGETNLRPLLRRGSDPLMNHWKQYVLDGMGNRILEGCLDSLDTEENTDVRIATVCSMRQIKDTRAVYPLIAMLGDEKLGYLAASVLGQMGEIAVEPLIAVLKDENAAKRARAASALGEIGLSRVVKPLRDLLRDTDPEVRQAAQRAVQKMSGEDGPALQ; encoded by the coding sequence ATGGGGAAAAACGCTCTCGCGCCATTTCTGGCTGCACTCATTGCCGTTGCGGCGATTCAGGGGCCTGTCGCCTTCGCAGGCGATTCCGGGGAGGTCCTCAATCCTCAGGCGCGCATGACGCGGGTCGACACCCTGTTCAAGGAAGGCGGCGAGGCAGGCGCAACCGGCATCACGATTTTCCTGCGCGATCCCGACCCGGATGTCCGTACGCACGCGATGACCCGACTCGTGGACCTGGGCAAGAGCGCCGTACCGCCGCTTATCGCCATCGTCGACCAGGAGGATATCCGCTGGTTGGTCAGCGGTGCGTTGATCAATATCGGGTCCCCCGCGGTTCCCGCCACGATCGAGGCGCTCGACAACGCGTCGCCGGCGGTCCGCCGCAATTCGCTGTTCATCCTTCGCCAGCTCGAGGCGAGCGAGGCGCTCCCGGCGATCCGCAAGGCGCTCTCGGATCCCGACCGTACCGTGCAGACCCAGGCGATCCAGGCGGTCGCCCAGTTCGGCGGGGAAGAGGGGCTCCAGGCGATCCGGGACAAGATCGAAAGCGACAGCCCGACGGTGCGCGACGCGGCCGTGGCCGCCCTGCCCAGGTTCGGCCCCTCCGGGATCACGACACTGACCTCGCTCATGGCCTACGGAAGCCCCGACGTCCGCTCCGCGGCCATGCGGGAGATCGGGATGCTGGGAACGCCCGAGACGCGCTCCCTCATCCGGAAGGGGCTCACCGACCCTTCCCCCGCGGTGCGTTTCTACGCCACCGAGGCGCTTGGGGATACGAACGACCCCGAGGTGCTTCCCGATATCGCGACCCGGTTCGACGATCCCGACGCGACCGTTCGCGAGGCGGCGAGCGAAGCCGCATCCCGGATGGTGCAGGCGGCCCAGCCGATCCTGTTCCGCTTCCTGCGGGAGGGGAATGCGAACCAGAAGATCAGCGCGACGGTCACGCTCCGGAAGGCCCGCCACCGCCCCGCCGTCCGGCTTCTCTCCGAGGCGATGCGCGACCGGACGCCCGAGGTCAAGGTCTCGGCCGTCGCGGCCTTGATGGCCATCGCCGATCCCGCGTCGGTCGAGGACCTGGTCAACGGCCTGGGAGACCCCGAGGTCCGCTGGATTTGTGTGATGGCGCTCCGAAAGTTCGGGGAGACGAACCTGCGCCCGCTGCTTCGGCGCGGCAGCGATCCGCTCATGAACCACTGGAAGCAGTATGTCCTCGACGGCATGGGCAACCGGATCCTCGAGGGCTGCCTCGATTCCCTCGATACCGAAGAGAACACCGACGTGCGGATCGCCACCGTCTGTTCGATGCGACAGATCAAGGACACTCGGGCCGTTTATCCGCTGATCGCGATGCTCGGCGACGAGAAGCTGGGCTACCTGGCCGCTTCCGTGCTCGGGCAGATGGGGGAGATCGCGGTCGAGCCGCTGATCGCCGTCCTCAAGGACGAGAACGCCGCCAAGCGGGCGCGTGCGGCGTCCGCCCTCGGCGAGATCGGATTGAGCCGGGTCGTCAAGCCGCTCCGCGACCTGCTGCGCGACACCGATCCGGAAGTCCGGCAAGCGGCCCAGCGGGCGGTTCAGAAGATGTCGGGGGAAGATGGCCCCGCGTTGCAATGA
- a CDS encoding TIGR04282 family arsenosugar biosynthesis glycosyltransferase translates to METVVLMAKAPVAGRVKTRLSPPLSSEEASSLYEGMLWDTAACLASPPGIRCRVFFSPRESAPYFGREPFDVFRADRQQGADLGERMSHAIGAAFAEGARRVAVVGADCPALSPRRIRQAFRELRDGAEAVFGPTSDGGFYLAGFVSDPGEIFGKGVAWSTGSVLSTVTERCRKRGMAWSLLAEERDIDTMDDLAWLRDQVAGGRSPRCPETRRRISGIFSGFGRPEDFRIAGSAGRTSGR, encoded by the coding sequence ATGGAAACCGTGGTCCTCATGGCCAAGGCGCCGGTGGCGGGACGGGTCAAGACGCGTCTTTCCCCCCCGCTCTCATCCGAAGAGGCCTCTTCGCTCTACGAGGGGATGCTATGGGATACGGCCGCCTGTCTCGCCTCGCCTCCCGGAATCCGATGCCGCGTCTTTTTCTCGCCGCGCGAATCCGCACCGTACTTCGGCCGCGAGCCGTTCGACGTCTTCCGGGCCGATCGGCAACAGGGCGCCGACCTCGGTGAACGGATGTCGCATGCGATCGGGGCGGCGTTCGCGGAAGGCGCGCGGCGCGTGGCCGTCGTGGGCGCGGATTGCCCGGCCCTCTCGCCCCGCCGGATCCGTCAGGCGTTTCGCGAGCTGCGCGACGGGGCGGAGGCCGTCTTCGGGCCGACCTCCGATGGCGGTTTTTACCTCGCCGGCTTTGTTTCGGACCCGGGGGAGATCTTCGGGAAGGGCGTGGCCTGGAGCACCGGATCGGTGCTGTCGACCGTCACGGAACGGTGCCGTAAACGGGGGATGGCCTGGTCGCTGCTGGCGGAGGAGCGGGATATCGACACGATGGACGACCTGGCTTGGCTGCGGGACCAGGTGGCGGGCGGGCGAAGCCCCCGCTGCCCGGAAACGCGAAGGCGGATCAGCGGGATTTTTTCCGGGTTCGGGCGACCGGAGGATTTTCGCATCGCTGGCTCGGCTGGCCGCACGTCAGGTCGATGA